Proteins encoded by one window of Haematobia irritans isolate KBUSLIRL chromosome 2, ASM5000362v1, whole genome shotgun sequence:
- the LOC142227036 gene encoding uncharacterized protein LOC142227036 — MAKMGKLTPEEEARNKMIMRERDRERKRVKRMNPEYRRMEQERDRDRKKARRSNEAFRQLEKLRDKIRKERKKGIIVDEAALAQQFNLVQPAPVEPEVIISDTLPSIDSPQNNVQQQHNNNSQQQQQQQQQINTQQQQQQQQQQNNIQQHITPQQRRRIPHSANSGNPNPGNIVNMVCAPTSSTTTTTLTSVNNNNMINLSTAAIGSNMTTSNPTAAHMTQLNKGGLLYPPPNFPHHPLPIPGVALMPSLCHPILHQNLSASLYPQNGIKQEYNPVENSGPSNNGHNNGQQSSSLGAGGGSNNNNDEHEMPMIEPEIILQTSSDVISAPHHFNNHAHAHHIHQQNMNMFSHMSPQAHMAAVHMRAHMGNAAVSGNIPPPSASALVAVAVAAHQQQQLSQQINPGAHPNAISQQQNAPPQNQTQQQ; from the coding sequence CTAACGCCTGAAGAAGAAGCCCGCAACAAAATGATAATGCGCGAAAGAGATCGCGAGCGCAAACGAGTGAAACGCATGAATCCAGAATATCGTCGTATGGAACAGGAACGTGATCGTGATCGTAAAAAAGCCAGACGATCAAATGAAGCTTTTCGGCAGCTTGAAAAACTACGCGATAAAATACGCAAAGAGCGTAAAAAGGGTATCATTGTCGATGAAGCCGCTTTAGCGCAACAATTCAATTTGGTACAACCAGCCCCAGTCGAACCGGAAGTTATTATATCCGATACTCTACCATCTATTGATTCACCGCAAAATAATGTCCAACAGCAACATAATAATAATTcccagcaacagcagcagcaacaacaacaaattaatacccaacaacaacagcagcagcagcaacaacaaaataatataCAACAGCACATTACACCACAGCAGAGACGTCGCATACCACATAGCGCCAACAGTGggaatccaaatcctggaaatatAGTGAATATGGTTTGCGCTCCCACGAGTAGTACGACTACAACAACACTGACGAGTGTCAACAACAATAATATGATTAATTTGTCAACGGCGGCTATTGGGAGCAATATGACCACCTCAAATCCTACCGCAGCCCATATGACCCAACTGAATAAAGGTGGCCTATTGTATCCACCGCCCAATTTTCCACATCATCCTTTGCCCATTCCCGGTGTAGCTTTAATGCCCTCATTGTGCCATCCAATATTACATCAAAATCTAAGTGCTTCTCTATATCCACAAAATGGTATTAAACAAGAATACAATCCTGTCGAGAATTCAGGCCCCTCTAATAATGGCCACAATAATGGTCAGCAATCAAGTTCCCTAGGAGCTGGTGGCGGTTCCAATAATAACAACGACGAGCATGAGATGCCAATGATCGAACCCGAAATTATTTTGCAGACTTCATCAGATGTCATTTCGGCCCCACATCATTTCAATAATCATGCCCATGCCCATCATATACATCAACAGAATATGAATATGTTCTCGCATATGTCACCCCAGGCCCATATGGCAGCGGTTCATATGCGTGCCCATATGGGTAATGCGGCAGTTTCGGGAAATATACCACCGCCCTCGGCCAGTGCCTTGGTGGCCGTCGCTGTTGCTGCCCATCAGCAACAGCAATTGTCTCAACAAATAAATCCGGGGGCACATCCGAATGCAATTTCCCAACAACAAAATGCTCCACCACAAAATCAAACGCAACAACAATAA